The Setaria viridis chromosome 6, Setaria_viridis_v4.0, whole genome shotgun sequence genome includes the window TAGCCGTGCTTGTAGATCAGATAGCACAGATAGATGATCTGCGTGTAAAAGTTTTGACACTTGGTGCTCCATGCTAATGGAAAGTTTGAGTCATCAGTCATGATTCATGAATCTCTGACGCATCACAACCAAATAATTGTTAAAGAAAATATCAAAACTCAGATCTGTACAGGCGGCCACTGGATAGATTTTCGATTCTCTTCGAAAGAGTTCGTGTCACTTTCTTGTCTTTTTATTGTATTCAAATATCACATATGTGCTTTTTTGTAATTTTTCACACTTGATAGGGTGTGAAAGACTTCGCACTTCAACCGAAACAAATGCTAATAGAGAAGAATCACACAAGTTATACAATGCAAGTCACCATGCAAAAGTACTGTAAAGTTGTACAATGATATGCAAAAATTTGTCATATTGTGCATCAATATGACATGAATTAAAAAGGGTGAAAATATCTTTAACAGACGGGAGGCATTCTACCGAGATTTTTTTCCAGTTGTTTACTTGGTTACTGTAATATGCTTACCCTTGGTGTCACTGCAGCCATGGAGATTTCCAAGGAAAATTTCCATCACTTACTGTACAAACTAACTAATCACTAAGGATTCAAGTTCATGCACGTAATTTCACGGCTACTAATTTTGATGCTGCCTGCTGAACGACGAGCAAGAAAACCGTCCATCCACACATGCTGAATGGATTGAGTTCAGGCGGCGCTTGGACCAGACATTCCTGGAACATGCCCTTTACCAAATGAGTACGAAAGGCGGATCCTGCTTCGGATTGCCCAAACATGCCTCTCAACACTGATGAACCTTCCATGAACCTCTTCTGTTCCTGTTCCTTTCAGACTCCAGGCCGTACTCTGAACCCAAACAGCACATCAATCCCTCGAGCGTGCACTGTACTCTGCTGGCAATGCATCCAACATGACAGCCCAGCCATGTTAGTCAGCGATACGTGGTGAGGTAGACAACAGGTGAAGGGCATCTACTTGTCTGTGACCTGCAATCAGGGGCAGTGGGGTGGTGGTCATGGAGGTTCCTGCTGTCCTTCCATTGTACCCACACCATCTTCTCAACCTCCTGATTATAAGTAGGCGGCTGCGACTGTCGACACAACAATCAGTTCATCCTTTGCTCCCTTTGCCTATCTCATCTCCCATCTCAACACCGAAAGACTGCACAAATTTTCATCCCAAACATGGCCGGCCATCAGAGATCAACGAGCTGGCCGTCTATGGCTCATCCCAACAAGATTGACATTCAAGAAGCTCTGCACAGCATAAGCTCACTCATTTCTACACCATCAGCTACCATCGAAGTGGTATGTGATGGTTTGAGGAGGCTTGGAGATGTCTACAGCTGCATCAATGAGGCCATATGCTTCCATAGCAACCAGGTACATGGGAAGAGGCTGGAGGAAGAAATGGAGAGGTCGCTTCAGGTGCTGGATCTCTGCAATACCTTGCAAGAAAGCTTCACTGACCTGAAGATGACCATCCAGGAGCTGCAAATGGTTCTCAACAGAGGAGACCTCCCAGTAGCTCAAGTTAAGGCTCAATCCTACGCCCGCTTGGTAAAGAAAGCCAAGCATCACCTGAAGAAAGCTGTCAGCAAGTCTACCTCccatgaggatgcgtggttggtCAGCTTATTGACCACAGCAAGAGGAATTGCTGTCTTGGCGCTCAAATCTGCAGTGGAGCTCTTGTCGAAGCAAATGGCTACCTGCAGTGCGAGCAAGTGGTCCCTTATCACCAAACCAATCCAAAAGAAGAGAGTTTCATGCGAGGAGGTGCAATTGCAGGCACTAGAGTTGGGTATTGTAGGTCTGGAGAGTTCAGTCGAGAACCTTTTCAGAAATTTGATCCAAACAAGGGTTTCTCTTCTGAACACTCTCAGCTCGTAGATTCTCCGCTGGTGCACTGCGATTGACATCCAAATTTTATAGGACCTGTCAATCAGCATGAAATTTTGTACACCAAATGTATACAGCTCTAAAGATATAGCAGTAGATTAAAGACATGGTTCTATTATCTCGAAAAAGAAATTCCATAGTTCCTGTGTGTTATCACTCACTTTTGCTGCCAATCGGTTTAATGGACTTCATTTTTTAATTTAACTAGCCTGGAGGCTAGGGATGCAAGTTTGGTCTTCTCTAGGTCATTGGGTCGACACAAAATTCAACCAAAAGAATTAATCCGGATTTCAAAGCAAGAAAAGTGGAAAGAAATGAACCAAGGGAGTGACCCACAACTACCATTGGGTACCCACTTGTATCCCTACTAGTGGCCCCCATTTGAAAAACAAGTGCTGTCTCTATGTATTATGTACAATCAGAATTTATCAAAACTGAAACAACCAAATGAATTTACCTTAGCCGTGATTGCTTGTTCCCTAGAAAAAACAAATCACACAGTATAACCTTAGTATTCCCTCAGTCTTTTTACTAACTGGTAGAATGGAATTCATGGATTTCATCATTTGAGCAATAAGTGCTATCTCTAGTGAGCAAGCACAAATGGTATGCTTTACTTACCAAGTGGCCCAATTGAGCAATGTAAGTGCTATCTCCATGTACAGTGCACAATCAGAAGTTATCCCAACTGAAACCACATATTTGTGTACCTTTAACAATTATTACCTGTTTCCCACACTTCCTTCCATGCCTACAGACCTAAAGTTTTCAAATATCTTGCCAGATGCTCTCTGAATTCATATATGCTACTGCTGTAGAAGTTCGCTGTTAGAGGTTACCACTTCATCTCATTACATTTCTGCTGCATCCGTAGGATTTTTTTCCTATTAATGTAATATGGCATGATTATCTAAAGATAGACAGCTGAAACTTATGTTAAGTGTCAACTATACTGTTCGTTAAGTCAAAAGTCATACTTACATGGTAGTCCTTGCTGTTGTTGTAGTGCCAGCTGAAACATGCCAGCAGTGCTGCACGAGCAATGGAGGCGTCGAACACATTGCAAGGTTGAATTATCAGCGGAGTAGACAAATTATTCCTCCCAATCAACACCAAAACTACAGTTCTTCCCTTCTTCCTTGATGATCTCATATCTAGATCTGAAAGTAACGTAAACCATCGTGTAGAGTGAATTGTCACTAATAATTCAGACATGCCAGATCAATAAGCTCACTCATTAACGTTTGTTGCAGTATTAAACTGCAGGTGCCTAACAATTTGTCTGTACTTCGGGGCTATGCACCTCAACACATCGCTTACCAACAGTGCACGGCATATGAAGGGTG containing:
- the LOC117861990 gene encoding uncharacterized protein, which produces MAGHQRSTSWPSMAHPNKIDIQEALHSISSLISTPSATIEVVCDGLRRLGDVYSCINEAICFHSNQVHGKRLEEEMERSLQVLDLCNTLQESFTDLKMTIQELQMVLNRGDLPVAQVKAQSYARLVKKAKHHLKKAVSKSTSHEDAWLVSLLTTARGIAVLALKSAVELLSKQMATCSASKWSLITKPIQKKRVSCEEVQLQALELGIVGLESSVENLFRNLIQTRVSLLNTLSS